In Ferrimicrobium sp., the following are encoded in one genomic region:
- a CDS encoding helix-turn-helix domain-containing protein, whose amino-acid sequence MESSRDACAVRHCDAGLVRAFEVLGKRWSGLVLGTLSKGPASFSEMRRSLAPITDSVLSERLNELVAAGLLTRSVKATRPPGVSYELTTAGTAIIPVLDELARWATEHLVSREAELAEHDPAIMSRADR is encoded by the coding sequence ATGGAGTCCTCGCGAGATGCATGCGCCGTCCGGCACTGTGATGCAGGGCTGGTGCGCGCCTTCGAAGTGCTAGGAAAGCGTTGGAGCGGGCTCGTGCTGGGAACACTCAGTAAGGGGCCAGCGAGCTTTTCGGAGATGCGAAGGTCCCTCGCTCCGATCACCGATTCGGTGTTGTCTGAACGATTGAACGAGCTGGTCGCGGCTGGACTCTTGACAAGATCCGTCAAGGCTACACGGCCACCGGGGGTGAGCTATGAGCTCACTACGGCGGGAACGGCGATCATTCCCGTGCTGGACGAACTGGCCAGATGGGCGACTGAACATCTCGTGAGTCGGGAGGCTGAACTCGCAGAGCACGACCCCGCGATCATGTCGCGCGCTGATCGCTAG
- a CDS encoding FMN-dependent NADH-azoreductase, whose protein sequence is MQLFRLDASIRTEGSHSSQMADIVEQEWRDAHPDGRVITRHLGKDPIASTIWPLAVMAAYTPSNERTPQQRDALALVAELTDELLDADAIIVAAPLYNYGVSQHLKAWVDLIITDSRMSAETSPLAGKPAVLVTARGGAYGAGTPREGWDHATPWMRRIFADVFQLDLRIVEAEFTLVGVNPALDEFKELAATMRAAAETTAREYGRAIARSEGTAA, encoded by the coding sequence TTGCAACTTTTCCGCCTTGACGCCAGTATTCGCACCGAGGGATCGCACAGCAGCCAGATGGCCGACATCGTCGAGCAGGAGTGGCGCGACGCTCACCCTGACGGTCGTGTCATCACCCGCCATTTGGGCAAGGATCCGATTGCTTCAACCATCTGGCCATTAGCCGTGATGGCCGCCTACACCCCTTCCAACGAGCGGACGCCCCAACAGCGTGACGCACTAGCGCTCGTCGCCGAACTCACCGACGAGTTGCTCGATGCAGATGCGATCATTGTGGCGGCTCCCCTCTATAACTATGGCGTCTCCCAACACCTGAAGGCCTGGGTCGATCTGATCATCACCGATTCGCGCATGAGCGCCGAGACAAGCCCGCTTGCGGGGAAACCGGCCGTGCTGGTGACCGCTAGAGGAGGAGCCTATGGGGCAGGAACACCACGAGAGGGATGGGATCATGCGACACCATGGATGCGGCGTATCTTCGCTGATGTCTTCCAACTCGACCTTCGCATCGTTGAAGCAGAATTCACCCTGGTCGGTGTGAACCCCGCATTGGATGAGTTCAAGGAGCTCGCTGCCACTATGCGTGCAGCGGCAGAGACAACGGCACGCGAATACGGCCGAGCCATCGCTCGGAGTGAAGGTACTGCTGCCTGA
- a CDS encoding amidohydrolase family protein, producing the protein MRIVAIEEHYAPRDLEAARGGATNYPNELGTLLDEVGEQRIADMDRHGISFQVLASTPPNAASAAEATRWNDRLAAIIATHPDRFGGFASLSTPEPESCPAELERAINDLGFCGTMIHGHANGVFCDSPSLYPTFAKAEELGVPIYLHPTPPVPAVFDAYYGDLKPDIAQVLSTSGWGWHAETGLHALRLIVTGVFERFPGLQIIIGHMGENVPFSLARAEATLGRVTPELTRSISQTFCENFYVTTSGYFTLPPLLCAAMVVGVDRLIFSVDYPFARNEEARAFLDTIPFSLSDRHKIAHANVERLLPIPT; encoded by the coding sequence ATGCGGATCGTCGCTATCGAAGAACACTATGCCCCGCGGGACCTTGAGGCAGCGCGAGGTGGCGCGACGAACTACCCCAACGAGCTCGGCACGCTCCTCGACGAGGTGGGTGAACAGCGCATCGCTGACATGGATCGCCATGGGATCTCCTTTCAAGTACTCGCCTCGACGCCACCGAATGCCGCCAGTGCCGCAGAGGCGACGAGGTGGAACGACAGGCTCGCGGCCATCATCGCTACCCATCCTGATCGATTCGGAGGATTCGCCTCACTGTCCACCCCTGAGCCGGAGTCCTGTCCAGCCGAACTTGAGCGAGCGATCAACGACCTCGGATTCTGCGGTACGATGATCCATGGCCATGCGAACGGTGTCTTCTGCGACTCACCCAGCTTGTATCCTACGTTTGCGAAGGCAGAGGAGCTCGGAGTTCCGATCTATCTGCACCCGACACCCCCTGTCCCGGCCGTATTTGATGCATACTATGGTGATCTCAAGCCCGATATCGCACAGGTCCTCTCTACAAGTGGTTGGGGATGGCACGCGGAAACGGGCCTGCACGCGTTACGTCTCATCGTCACTGGAGTCTTCGAGAGGTTCCCAGGGCTCCAGATCATCATCGGCCACATGGGTGAAAACGTCCCATTTTCGCTCGCGAGAGCCGAGGCGACCCTCGGGCGTGTCACCCCCGAACTGACCCGCTCGATCAGCCAAACCTTTTGTGAGAATTTCTACGTCACCACTTCGGGCTACTTCACTCTCCCTCCGTTGCTGTGTGCCGCAATGGTTGTCGGTGTCGACCGACTGATTTTTTCCGTCGATTATCCTTTTGCACGCAACGAAGAGGCTCGAGCCTTTCTCGATACCATACCGTTCTCTCTCAGCGATCGGCACAAGATCGCCCATGCAAATGTTGAACGCTTACTTCCAATCCCAACCTAG
- a CDS encoding alpha/beta fold hydrolase: protein MRVVINENELNVEVFGAEGLPVLIAHHGGGGIGSLSEPKATFAPLSDMVRVVVFDARGCGLSEGKPPFSHAQWAADIDGLREWMGVEQVLVAGGSYGGFIAMEYAIAYPDRVQAMLLRDTSADNSNLARAYENARNQTRIEINWENFDRYWKGEIYDDEDLKARWAEIIPLYDFAYDPVEAQRRVDAGIYRHEAHNWCFQHNMPAYDLRAQLPKVRCPTLVTVGRTDWVTPVSYAETIAALIPNAELVVFERSGHSPQIEEFAAFQAVMREFLTKALDEQNPQA, encoded by the coding sequence ATGCGTGTCGTTATCAACGAGAATGAGCTAAACGTTGAGGTTTTTGGTGCAGAGGGTCTTCCTGTGCTGATTGCCCATCACGGTGGAGGTGGGATCGGGTCGCTCAGCGAACCAAAAGCGACCTTTGCTCCCTTATCAGACATGGTGAGGGTAGTGGTCTTTGACGCCCGGGGTTGTGGACTGAGTGAAGGTAAGCCTCCGTTTTCTCATGCCCAGTGGGCCGCCGATATCGATGGACTGCGTGAGTGGATGGGTGTTGAACAGGTCTTAGTCGCGGGGGGATCCTATGGGGGCTTCATTGCCATGGAGTATGCGATTGCCTATCCTGACAGAGTGCAAGCAATGCTATTGCGAGATACCTCCGCTGACAACTCAAACCTTGCCCGTGCCTACGAGAATGCTCGCAACCAGACGCGTATCGAAATTAATTGGGAGAACTTCGATCGCTACTGGAAAGGAGAGATCTACGACGATGAGGATCTGAAGGCGAGGTGGGCTGAGATCATCCCACTCTATGATTTTGCGTATGACCCCGTAGAGGCACAGCGTCGGGTGGATGCGGGCATCTATCGGCATGAGGCGCATAACTGGTGTTTTCAGCACAATATGCCAGCCTATGATTTGCGCGCACAGCTGCCCAAGGTTCGATGCCCAACGTTGGTGACGGTCGGCCGAACCGACTGGGTGACTCCCGTCTCGTATGCTGAAACCATTGCTGCACTGATCCCAAACGCGGAACTCGTTGTCTTTGAGAGGTCGGGACATTCACCCCAGATCGAGGAGTTTGCCGCGTTCCAGGCGGTGATGCGGGAGTTTCTTACCAAAGCCCTTGACGAACAAAACCCACAAGCGTAG
- a CDS encoding dipeptidase, protein MANEDRPDFTEPENSHPYLAYTYLGPDAGLSTIELAPEFDRVPAYKEGLTEGERDRAQRLLAESLVISFHDHPVRFPLRMEETPEHYRAGRQYTAYAGLEASGMTVVFDNMMDGTACVTGKAPWRWDDVIADLGHRLADLAHQDRVVPIRSLADIDRVYGSGQIGIVFGLEGAMPIENELDRLDILFGLGIRQIGIAYSDANALGSGLNEPTDGGLTLFGRRAVRRMNQLGLAIDVSHSSDRTALDACEHSEQPVFITHAGARSIWNTPRMKPDAVLRAVAESGGVIGMSAAPHTTISPAHSRHSIESVMDHLLYCIDLVGIEHVAFGPDTLYGDHVQMHKVFGSLLGIGERPQTPPYEPVPYVDGLENPTENFTNISNWLVKHGFTDEDIQAVIGGNIYRALGSVWPK, encoded by the coding sequence ATGGCGAATGAGGATCGACCGGACTTCACCGAACCAGAGAATTCCCACCCCTACCTGGCGTATACCTATCTTGGCCCCGACGCCGGTCTCTCCACGATTGAGTTGGCGCCTGAATTCGATCGGGTCCCCGCATATAAGGAGGGGTTAACGGAGGGAGAACGAGATCGGGCGCAGCGGCTTCTTGCCGAGAGTTTGGTGATCAGCTTCCATGACCATCCGGTTCGCTTCCCGCTTCGCATGGAAGAAACTCCCGAACACTACCGAGCGGGACGTCAGTACACGGCTTATGCCGGCCTCGAGGCCTCGGGCATGACGGTGGTGTTCGACAACATGATGGACGGTACGGCATGTGTCACTGGTAAAGCTCCATGGCGCTGGGACGATGTGATCGCTGATCTCGGTCACCGGCTCGCCGATCTCGCTCACCAGGATCGGGTCGTTCCGATTCGCTCCTTGGCCGATATCGATCGGGTCTATGGATCTGGCCAGATCGGGATTGTCTTCGGTCTGGAGGGGGCAATGCCGATCGAGAACGAGCTGGACCGGCTCGACATCCTCTTTGGTTTGGGTATTCGCCAGATTGGCATCGCCTATTCGGATGCCAATGCGCTCGGGAGTGGCCTCAATGAGCCCACTGACGGGGGCCTCACCTTGTTTGGAAGGCGGGCGGTGCGTCGAATGAATCAACTCGGTCTTGCGATTGACGTGTCACACTCCTCGGATCGGACGGCTCTTGACGCTTGCGAACACAGCGAGCAGCCAGTGTTTATCACCCATGCGGGAGCACGGTCGATATGGAACACACCACGGATGAAGCCTGATGCGGTCCTGCGTGCGGTTGCTGAGAGCGGTGGGGTGATCGGTATGTCAGCGGCTCCACACACCACCATCTCTCCAGCGCATTCTCGCCACTCTATCGAGTCGGTGATGGACCATCTACTCTACTGTATCGATCTCGTTGGCATCGAACATGTGGCCTTCGGACCGGACACCCTCTATGGCGATCATGTGCAGATGCACAAGGTTTTTGGTTCACTACTCGGCATCGGTGAGCGGCCCCAGACACCCCCGTACGAACCGGTCCCCTATGTCGATGGGCTTGAGAATCCGACGGAGAACTTCACCAACATCTCGAACTGGTTGGTCAAGCATGGGTTTACCGATGAGGACATCCAAGCCGTCATCGGCGGCAATATCTATCGCGCGCTCGGATCAGTGTGGCCGAAGTGA
- a CDS encoding M20/M25/M40 family metallo-hydrolase, translating to MSAVSRRGGMAVLVFDPDDAGYLSELADYVAIPSVSRDATPTVMRAAAQWLVDQLSFANGHLVETAGHPVVMGEWLGAEGAPTVLIYGHYDVQPTGQLEEWMSDPFSLTVDGEVMRGRGSTDDKGPVYIVLKVAQAFIDQEGRLPLNVKFLFEGEEEIGSPHLPAFVAEHVALLGADLVISADGAMWRPDEPSLSIGSKGLLSMDLVVTGAEGDLHSGRYGGVVANPVHALCEIIAGLHHTDGSVAVAGFYDGIAALSDERRGAIAAVSFDEQEFLEGLGLRQGFGEAGYSLLERLWERPTLEVNGVKAGGKYTVIPHRAVANISCRLVPDQEPDAVVAALQAHCAAITLPGVDVELNVDPARSRAYTIDADHPAISAAKVALASVYPTQEVLLAKIAGTLPPVTLFEEFLGAKTLFFSFSTADERLHAPNEYLRIRRLREGMLAWEQLWRLLASGPYRLQPLAQRESRISDGE from the coding sequence GTGTCTGCGGTATCGCGACGGGGAGGCATGGCCGTGCTCGTCTTTGATCCCGACGATGCCGGCTATCTCAGCGAATTGGCGGACTATGTAGCCATACCCAGCGTCAGTCGAGATGCGACACCAACGGTGATGAGGGCGGCGGCTCAGTGGCTTGTCGATCAGCTCTCCTTCGCCAATGGTCATCTCGTGGAGACAGCGGGTCATCCTGTGGTAATGGGCGAGTGGCTGGGTGCTGAGGGGGCACCGACCGTTCTCATCTATGGCCACTACGATGTGCAGCCCACGGGCCAACTTGAGGAGTGGATGAGCGACCCGTTCTCCTTGACGGTGGATGGGGAGGTGATGCGAGGACGCGGTTCGACCGATGACAAGGGTCCGGTCTATATCGTCCTCAAGGTCGCCCAGGCCTTTATCGACCAAGAGGGTCGTCTGCCCCTCAATGTCAAGTTCCTCTTCGAGGGCGAGGAGGAGATCGGGAGTCCCCATCTCCCCGCATTCGTCGCAGAACACGTTGCGCTGTTGGGCGCCGACCTTGTGATCTCGGCTGATGGCGCCATGTGGCGTCCCGACGAACCATCACTCTCCATTGGTTCTAAGGGTCTTCTCTCCATGGATCTTGTCGTGACCGGTGCGGAAGGGGACCTGCATTCCGGGCGCTATGGTGGGGTGGTCGCCAACCCTGTCCATGCCCTCTGCGAGATCATCGCCGGTCTGCATCACACCGATGGTAGCGTGGCGGTGGCGGGCTTCTACGACGGCATAGCGGCGCTGAGCGATGAACGACGAGGAGCGATAGCAGCGGTCTCCTTTGATGAACAGGAGTTTCTGGAGGGCTTGGGGCTCCGACAGGGATTTGGTGAAGCGGGTTACTCTCTATTGGAACGGTTGTGGGAGCGCCCTACGTTGGAGGTCAACGGTGTGAAAGCCGGTGGCAAGTACACGGTGATCCCTCACAGGGCCGTCGCGAATATCTCTTGCCGCCTGGTTCCGGACCAGGAACCGGATGCGGTGGTCGCTGCCTTGCAAGCCCATTGCGCGGCTATCACGTTACCCGGAGTCGATGTCGAGCTCAACGTTGATCCAGCACGCAGTCGGGCCTACACGATCGACGCCGATCATCCAGCGATCAGCGCAGCGAAAGTTGCACTAGCCAGTGTCTATCCGACCCAAGAGGTGTTGCTCGCCAAGATCGCCGGCACGCTGCCACCGGTGACGCTGTTTGAGGAGTTCCTCGGGGCCAAGACACTCTTTTTCTCCTTCTCAACGGCCGATGAGAGGTTGCATGCCCCCAACGAATATCTGCGCATTCGTCGGTTGCGAGAGGGCATGCTCGCCTGGGAACAACTCTGGCGCCTATTGGCCTCCGGACCGTACCGACTTCAGCCTTTGGCGCAGAGGGAATCGAGGATCAGCGATGGCGAATGA
- a CDS encoding SNF2-related protein gives MMDGLNFTRQDAASYFGEREIQKGEGYLHRVDLQSVTVDAIVANVQGTAVRPYRVVVHFASNRMLSICTCPVSTRCKHGAAAALVALRTPKPDRGPEIRSQAKEWLEDVRRAVVATPPAMEDGEQAVAIIWRILPGEDRLPPRLACFKTRREENGGLGPKLEPWTSFRHILKIQPTFVTPIDFDAIRMLLFDAVKPNEYQFDYFGLGGVYASRALELLAGTGRLFGRPNAGSPLKFGDPRTGVLRWRVVSSGEQVPVLDVGERDAWCLPTKDEILYIDEQAGEIGSVITEAPKHLVSAILRAPALNPLEAKRAKEVLQNVGQPIALPSERPDKTLPTVKAPLVPALVVSSAPVPQHGGTWMLRMSDGMIDFARAEFRYGEVVVEVGEEGELIETSEQRTVHLTRNKRAEKKARKELASIQLEELSPSVVKALGGPATRLAFGTVSPSKWEKFMGETVQELRSKGWQVEIDPMFRYYHATVSAWHLDVESSQEGWLDLDLGITVDGERFDLGKLLIGLFNRDPRWLSPGGLSRIDDDEVIYLKQPDSPRVAVEARRLKHIVGTLIDLFSRSADDLRLSVFDAGRVKALVGDHQWDTTGLDRVLGLAGARLTGEGPALVEPPRGLMADLRHYQREGLSWLQFLRAHDLGGILADDMGLGKTLQTLAHILTEKEAGRLVSPALVVVPTSLINTWQDEASRFAPELSVLTLHGPDRKASFATIGEHDIVLTTYALIWRDIAALQEQSFHLLVLDEAQNVKNPTAKASSAIRQLNAIHRLCLSGTPIENHLLELWSQFDILLPGFLGDRNFFREVWSTPVEVHHDLDRLHVLAQRVRPFILRRTKSEVAAELPAKSVVIQAVEMERAQHDLYESVRATMDKRIRDEIVSRGIERSHIIILDALLKLRQVCCDPRLLKSNTAKRVTSSAKLTALMEMIPELIEDGRRILLFSQFTEMLDIIAAELAKAKLDFVTLRGDTRDRKTPVDRFQNREVPLFLISLKAGGVGLNLTAADTVIHYDPWWNPAAEDQATDRAHRIGQTKPVFVYKLIVAGSIEEKILALQERKAQLAAGVLDEAQASSVKFGQDDISSLLSPLPIKSR, from the coding sequence ATGATGGACGGATTGAATTTCACCCGGCAAGATGCGGCGAGCTACTTTGGAGAGCGCGAGATCCAAAAGGGTGAAGGCTATCTCCATCGGGTGGATCTGCAGTCGGTCACTGTCGATGCCATTGTGGCCAACGTGCAGGGGACGGCCGTACGGCCATATCGTGTGGTCGTGCACTTCGCCAGCAATCGCATGCTCTCGATCTGCACCTGCCCGGTGTCGACGCGCTGCAAACATGGTGCTGCAGCGGCCCTTGTGGCCTTGCGGACCCCGAAGCCGGACAGGGGACCGGAGATCCGGTCCCAGGCCAAGGAGTGGCTTGAGGACGTACGGCGTGCGGTCGTTGCGACACCTCCAGCGATGGAAGATGGCGAGCAGGCGGTGGCCATTATCTGGAGAATTTTGCCCGGCGAAGACCGATTGCCCCCTCGTTTGGCATGTTTCAAGACCCGCCGGGAGGAGAATGGAGGGCTCGGCCCCAAACTCGAACCGTGGACGAGCTTTCGCCATATCTTGAAGATCCAACCTACCTTTGTGACGCCGATCGATTTCGACGCCATCAGGATGCTGCTTTTTGACGCGGTGAAACCCAATGAGTACCAATTCGATTACTTCGGGCTTGGGGGAGTGTACGCATCAAGGGCCCTCGAGTTACTAGCGGGGACGGGTCGTCTCTTTGGACGGCCAAATGCCGGGTCCCCACTGAAGTTTGGTGACCCACGGACAGGCGTGCTTCGGTGGCGGGTGGTGAGCAGCGGGGAGCAAGTCCCCGTTCTTGATGTTGGTGAGCGTGATGCTTGGTGTCTGCCGACAAAAGATGAGATCCTCTACATCGATGAGCAGGCCGGAGAGATCGGTTCTGTCATCACGGAAGCGCCGAAGCACCTTGTTAGCGCTATCCTACGAGCTCCGGCACTGAATCCTCTTGAAGCCAAGCGTGCGAAGGAGGTGCTGCAAAACGTTGGTCAACCGATTGCCCTGCCGAGTGAAAGGCCGGACAAGACACTCCCAACAGTAAAGGCGCCATTGGTGCCAGCACTTGTCGTCTCGAGTGCGCCGGTGCCCCAGCATGGCGGAACCTGGATGCTACGGATGAGCGATGGGATGATCGATTTTGCACGTGCAGAGTTTCGCTATGGTGAGGTCGTGGTCGAAGTCGGCGAAGAAGGCGAGCTCATCGAGACGAGCGAGCAGCGAACTGTACACCTTACCCGTAACAAGAGGGCAGAGAAGAAGGCACGAAAAGAGCTAGCGTCGATACAACTCGAAGAGCTCAGCCCCTCCGTCGTCAAAGCATTGGGTGGCCCAGCGACGCGGCTCGCCTTTGGAACTGTTAGCCCAAGCAAATGGGAGAAGTTCATGGGCGAGACCGTGCAAGAGCTCAGGAGCAAGGGTTGGCAGGTAGAGATCGATCCAATGTTCCGTTATTACCACGCGACGGTCTCTGCCTGGCATCTCGATGTAGAGTCGAGCCAGGAGGGCTGGCTTGACCTCGATCTCGGTATCACCGTTGACGGTGAACGCTTCGATCTCGGCAAGCTGCTGATCGGGTTGTTCAATCGGGATCCACGGTGGCTCAGCCCAGGAGGTCTCTCGCGGATCGACGACGATGAGGTGATCTACCTGAAGCAACCTGATTCTCCCCGGGTGGCCGTGGAGGCGAGAAGACTCAAACACATCGTGGGAACCTTGATCGATCTGTTCTCTCGAAGCGCCGATGACCTACGCCTGTCGGTCTTTGACGCTGGCCGCGTGAAGGCTCTCGTCGGGGATCACCAGTGGGATACGACGGGACTCGATCGAGTGCTTGGACTCGCTGGTGCCCGGCTCACGGGAGAGGGTCCAGCGCTGGTTGAACCACCGCGAGGACTCATGGCTGACCTGCGACACTATCAACGTGAAGGTCTGTCGTGGTTGCAGTTTCTGCGCGCACATGATCTTGGTGGGATCCTCGCTGACGATATGGGGCTCGGCAAGACGCTGCAGACGCTTGCCCATATTCTGACCGAGAAGGAGGCGGGCCGGCTGGTTTCGCCAGCCCTGGTCGTCGTGCCGACGAGCCTGATCAACACCTGGCAGGACGAGGCGTCTCGTTTTGCTCCAGAACTCAGTGTCCTCACGCTGCATGGACCCGATCGTAAAGCGTCCTTTGCAACGATTGGGGAACACGACATCGTCCTCACGACGTATGCGCTCATCTGGCGTGATATCGCAGCCCTCCAGGAGCAGTCCTTTCACCTCTTGGTCCTTGATGAGGCACAGAACGTGAAGAACCCTACCGCGAAGGCGTCGAGTGCTATACGCCAGCTCAACGCGATTCACCGCCTGTGCCTGAGTGGAACGCCGATCGAGAATCATTTGCTTGAGCTCTGGTCGCAGTTTGATATCCTGCTCCCAGGGTTTCTCGGCGATCGCAACTTCTTCCGCGAGGTTTGGAGTACACCGGTCGAGGTGCACCATGATCTCGATCGCCTCCACGTGTTGGCTCAACGCGTCCGGCCCTTTATTCTCCGACGAACGAAGTCTGAGGTAGCGGCTGAACTCCCGGCTAAGAGTGTGGTGATCCAGGCGGTGGAGATGGAACGTGCACAACACGATCTCTACGAGTCGGTACGAGCAACGATGGATAAACGGATTCGCGATGAGATTGTGAGCCGTGGCATCGAACGGAGCCATATTATCATTCTGGATGCCTTGCTCAAGTTGCGACAGGTCTGTTGTGACCCACGACTTCTCAAGAGCAACACGGCCAAACGGGTCACCAGCTCTGCCAAGCTCACCGCGCTCATGGAGATGATTCCGGAGCTGATCGAGGATGGCCGAAGGATTTTGTTGTTTTCCCAGTTTACGGAGATGCTTGATATTATTGCAGCTGAGTTAGCGAAGGCAAAGCTCGATTTTGTTACCCTACGAGGCGATACCAGGGATCGCAAGACGCCCGTTGATCGATTCCAGAATCGGGAAGTACCTCTCTTTCTGATCAGCCTGAAGGCCGGCGGTGTCGGACTCAACCTGACGGCGGCCGACACGGTGATTCACTACGATCCGTGGTGGAATCCCGCCGCGGAGGATCAAGCAACCGATCGTGCCCACAGAATTGGGCAAACTAAGCCGGTTTTTGTCTATAAGCTCATCGTCGCAGGCAGCATCGAGGAGAAGATCCTCGCACTGCAGGAGCGAAAGGCCCAGTTGGCCGCTGGGGTGCTTGATGAAGCGCAGGCGAGTTCGGTCAAGTTCGGCCAGGATGACATCTCCTCGCTGTTGAGTCCGTTGCCGATCAAAAGCCGGTAA
- a CDS encoding GntR family transcriptional regulator: MVVGIPNVRASRSNDAYRVLKGMILRGTLAPGAEFTELGAAELVGSSRTPVREALARLRHDRLIVLLAARRYAVAPIAMGDVRNLFDVRRLIESETTRLAAGRVDGEQLRALDQLCADTYDPADPESIQRFLRANREFHQAVARASGNPRLVDLLSPLLDEMERLLYLGLQHSDRGAAIIHEHRSLISALEAGETTLAVGEIHTQLDDALEMVTQAFLDGAFDNALLTVNLDGGTDA, encoded by the coding sequence ATGGTAGTTGGTATACCGAATGTAAGAGCTTCACGGAGCAACGATGCCTACCGTGTCCTCAAAGGTATGATTCTTCGCGGGACGTTAGCTCCTGGCGCTGAGTTCACTGAATTGGGGGCCGCTGAGCTGGTCGGTTCGAGTCGGACACCAGTCCGTGAGGCGTTGGCGCGACTACGCCACGATCGCCTCATCGTGTTACTCGCCGCTCGTCGCTACGCCGTCGCCCCCATCGCCATGGGCGATGTCCGCAATCTCTTTGACGTACGCCGACTCATTGAGTCCGAGACAACCCGATTAGCGGCGGGGAGGGTTGACGGCGAGCAGTTACGCGCACTCGATCAGCTCTGTGCCGACACCTATGATCCAGCCGATCCGGAGAGCATTCAACGATTCCTACGGGCCAACAGAGAGTTCCATCAAGCCGTAGCCAGAGCCTCGGGTAATCCCCGACTCGTCGACCTGCTCAGCCCGCTCCTCGATGAGATGGAACGGCTCCTGTACCTTGGCCTCCAACACAGCGACCGCGGGGCTGCGATCATCCACGAACACCGCTCGCTGATCTCCGCACTTGAGGCCGGCGAGACAACCCTCGCTGTAGGAGAGATCCATACCCAGCTTGACGACGCTCTCGAGATGGTCACCCAGGCCTTTCTCGATGGAGCCTTCGACAACGCTTTGCTGACGGTCAACTTAGATGGAGGAACAGACGCATGA